A window from Schistosoma mansoni, WGS project CABG00000000 data, chromosome 7 unplaced supercontig 0100, strain Puerto Rico, whole genome shotgun sequence encodes these proteins:
- a CDS encoding ubiquitin-conjugating enzyme E2 G, putative, with protein MAGNALKRLMAEYKQLTVNPPEGIVAGPVDERNFFEWEALIAGPEGTPFEGGVFAVRLNFPSDYPLSPPKMQFLTEVFHPNIYPDGRVCISILHAPGDDPMGYESSVERWSPVQSVEKILLSVVSMLAEPNDESAANVDAAKTWREDKARFNSLALRSVRISLGISAE; from the exons ATGGCAGGCAATGCTTTGAAAAGACTCATGGCAGAGTACAAAC AATTAACAGTCAACCCACCAGAGGGTATTGTTGCTGGACCAGTGGATGAAAGGAATTTTTTTGAGTGGGAAGCATTAATTGC TGGACCAGAGGGTACTCCATTTGAAGGTGGTGTTTTCGCTGTACGTTTAAACTTCCCATCAGATTATCCTTTGTCTCCACCAAAAATGCAGTTTCTAACTGAAGTGTTCCATCCAAATA TCTATCCAGATGGACGCGTATGCATTTCCATACTTCATGCTCCTGGTGATGATCCAATGGGTTATGAAAGTTCCGTTGAACGTTGGAGTCCAGTTCAATCAGTAGAAAAAATTTTATTATCTGTTGTTAGTATGCTTGCAG AACCGAATGATGAGAGTGCAGCTAATGTGGATGCAGCAAAAACATGGCGTGAAGATAAAGCACGTTTCAATAGTCTAGCACTTCGAAGTGTACGTATTAGTTTGGGTATTTCGGCGGAATAA